The following proteins come from a genomic window of Lycium ferocissimum isolate CSIRO_LF1 chromosome 4, AGI_CSIRO_Lferr_CH_V1, whole genome shotgun sequence:
- the LOC132052957 gene encoding probable serine/threonine-protein kinase WNK4 isoform X3: protein MKKVYRAIDELLGMEVAWSQIKLNDLLQSPEDIERLYSEVHLLSTLNHPSIMRFYTSWIDVEKRTFNFITEMFTSGTLHGYRKKYQRVDIRAVKIWARQILEGLVYLHEHDPPVIHRDLKCDNIFVNGHLGQVKIGDLGLAAILRGSHRAHSVIGTPEFMAPELYDENYNELVDVYSFGMCMLEMLTGEYPYSECVNPAQIYKKVISGKRPRAFYKVQDLDAQRFIRKCLEPASKRLSAKELMLDPFLMFDDVDGESVTMMRLQKPILNDKISIEDLHLNDDVPRTNMTITGKLNSEDDTIFLKVQIADKEGDVRNVYFPFDTLTDTPTEVANEMVKELEITDWKPCEIANMIDGEISGLVPQWKKWNQFESVDYHVLGYKDDDNDRHNPFQGFSSSSSSQVSLSGDMFDDTSSQSSSHTPNYSNFNYFSDDENDHVTASTRQSQPANAISHHTSRFCPEENSSIGHSLGRTCYKQCKGMVELKGKTSSTSKGKGRLTRNRSLVDMRSQLLHKSLVEEVHKRRMFKTVGAVENIGFQQPYEDLKRIPRSKNCTYTMKLSSDGKGQGHKPRRH, encoded by the exons ATGAAAAAAGTGTATAGGGCAATTGATGAGTTGCTAGGTATGGAAGTGGCATGGAGTCAAATTAAACTTAATGATTTGCTTCAATCACCAGAGGATATAGAGAGGCTTTACTCTGAAGTTCATCTGCTTAGCACCCTCAATCATCCTTCTATCATGAGATTCTATACTTCTTGGATCGACGTCGAAAAGAGGACCTTTAATTTCATTACCGAGATGTTCACTTCCGGTACTCTCCACGG ATATAGAAAGAAATATCAGCGAGTAGATATTCGAGCTGTAAAGATTTGGGCACGCCAAATTCTGGAAGGTCTCGTTTATTTACATGAACATGATCCGCCAGTGATCCATCGAGACCTTAAATGTGATAACATATTTGTTAATGGTCATCTTGGACAAGTAAAGATTGGGGACCTGGGGTTGGCAGCAATTCTTCGTGGATCACATAGAGCACACAGTGTTATAG GAACACCTGAGTTCATGGCACCAGAATTATACGACGAGAACTATAATGAGCTTGTTGATGTATATTCATTTGGAATGTGCATGCTGGAGATGCTTACTGGTGAATATCCATATAGTGAATGTGTTAACCCCGCGCAAATATACAAGAAAGTGATCTCT GGTAAGAGGCCAAGGGCATTTTATAAAGTCCAAGACTTGGATGCACAAAGGTTTATCCGGAAATGCTTGGAGCCAGCATCAAAGAGATTATCCGCTAAAGAACTAATGCTTGATCCGTTCCTCATGTTTGATGATGTTGATGGTGAGTCGGTTACAATGATGCGACTTCAAAAGCCTATCTTGAATGATAAAATTTCTATTGAGGACCTCCACTTGAATGACGATGTTCCAAGGACTAATATGACCATCACCGGGAAATTGAACTCTGAAGATGATACCATTTTCCTTAAAGTGCAGATTGCGGATAAAGAAG GTGATGTTAGGAATGTGTATTTCCCATTCGACACTCTGACCGACACTCCCACGGAGGTTGCAAATGAAATGGTGAAGGAACTAGAAATTACAGATTGGAAGCCATGTGAAATAGCTAATATGATTGATGGAGAAATATCTGGCCTGGTACCTCAATGGAAGAAATGGAATCAGTTTGAATCCGTTGATTACCATGTACTAGGCTATAAGGATGATGATAACGATCGCCATAACCCTTTCCAAggtttctcttcttcttcatcttcccAAGTGTCGTTGTCAG GTGATATGTTTGATGACACGAGCTCTCAAAGCTCGTCACACACCCCAAATTATTCCAACTTCAATTATTTCTCTGATGATGAGAATGATCACGTGACAGCCTCTACAAGACAAAGTCAGCCAGCTAATGCAATTAGTCACCACACGTCCCGGTTCTGTCCCGAGGAAAACTCAAGCATCGGGCACTCTTTGGGAAGAACATGTTACAAACAATGCAAAGGTATGGtagaattaaaaggaaaaacttCTTCCACTTCTAAAGGGAAGGGAAGACTAACTAGGAACAGGTCCTTAGTGGATATGCGAAGCCAATTGTTGCACAAGTCATTAGTGGAGGAAGTGCACAAGAGACGAATGTTCAAGACAGTTGGTGCTGTGGAAAATATCGGGTTCCAACAACCTTACGAGGATTTGAAGAGGATCCCTCGATCCAAGAATTGTACATATACCATGAAATTGTCGAGTGATGGTAAGGGACAAGGTCACAAACCAAGAAGACATTGA
- the LOC132052957 gene encoding probable serine/threonine-protein kinase WNK4 isoform X2: MDKGRFSENCKNSDDDDLGYVETDPTGRYGRLEEVLGKGAMKKVYRAIDELLGMEVAWSQIKLNDLLQSPEDIERLYSEVHLLSTLNHPSIMRFYTSWIDVEKRTFNFITEMFTSGTLHGYRKKYQRVDIRAVKIWARQILEGLVYLHEHDPPVIHRDLKCDNIFVNGHLGQVKIGDLGLAAILRGSHRAHSVIGTPEFMAPELYDENYNELVDVYSFGMCMLEMLTGEYPYSECVNPAQIYKKVISGKRPRAFYKVQDLDAQRFIRKCLEPASKRLSAKELMLDPFLMFDDVDGESVTMMRLQKPILNDKISIEDLHLNDDVPRTNMTITGKLNSEDDTIFLKVQIADKEGDVRNVYFPFDTLTDTPTEVANEMVKELEITDWKPCEIANMIDGEISGLVPQWKKWNQFESVDYHVLGYKDDDNDRHNPFQGFSSSSSSQVSLSGDMFDDTSSQSSSHTPNYSNFNYFSDDENDHVTASTRQSQPANAISHHTSRFCPEENSSIGHSLGRTCYKQCKGMVELKGKTSSTSKGKGRLTRNRSLVDMRSQLLHKSLVEEVHKRRMFKTVGAVENIGFQQPYEDLKRIPRSKNCTYTMKLSSDGKGQGHKPRRH; the protein is encoded by the exons TTGGAGGAAGTATTGGGGAAAGGGGCAATGAAAAAAGTGTATAGGGCAATTGATGAGTTGCTAGGTATGGAAGTGGCATGGAGTCAAATTAAACTTAATGATTTGCTTCAATCACCAGAGGATATAGAGAGGCTTTACTCTGAAGTTCATCTGCTTAGCACCCTCAATCATCCTTCTATCATGAGATTCTATACTTCTTGGATCGACGTCGAAAAGAGGACCTTTAATTTCATTACCGAGATGTTCACTTCCGGTACTCTCCACGG ATATAGAAAGAAATATCAGCGAGTAGATATTCGAGCTGTAAAGATTTGGGCACGCCAAATTCTGGAAGGTCTCGTTTATTTACATGAACATGATCCGCCAGTGATCCATCGAGACCTTAAATGTGATAACATATTTGTTAATGGTCATCTTGGACAAGTAAAGATTGGGGACCTGGGGTTGGCAGCAATTCTTCGTGGATCACATAGAGCACACAGTGTTATAG GAACACCTGAGTTCATGGCACCAGAATTATACGACGAGAACTATAATGAGCTTGTTGATGTATATTCATTTGGAATGTGCATGCTGGAGATGCTTACTGGTGAATATCCATATAGTGAATGTGTTAACCCCGCGCAAATATACAAGAAAGTGATCTCT GGTAAGAGGCCAAGGGCATTTTATAAAGTCCAAGACTTGGATGCACAAAGGTTTATCCGGAAATGCTTGGAGCCAGCATCAAAGAGATTATCCGCTAAAGAACTAATGCTTGATCCGTTCCTCATGTTTGATGATGTTGATGGTGAGTCGGTTACAATGATGCGACTTCAAAAGCCTATCTTGAATGATAAAATTTCTATTGAGGACCTCCACTTGAATGACGATGTTCCAAGGACTAATATGACCATCACCGGGAAATTGAACTCTGAAGATGATACCATTTTCCTTAAAGTGCAGATTGCGGATAAAGAAG GTGATGTTAGGAATGTGTATTTCCCATTCGACACTCTGACCGACACTCCCACGGAGGTTGCAAATGAAATGGTGAAGGAACTAGAAATTACAGATTGGAAGCCATGTGAAATAGCTAATATGATTGATGGAGAAATATCTGGCCTGGTACCTCAATGGAAGAAATGGAATCAGTTTGAATCCGTTGATTACCATGTACTAGGCTATAAGGATGATGATAACGATCGCCATAACCCTTTCCAAggtttctcttcttcttcatcttcccAAGTGTCGTTGTCAG GTGATATGTTTGATGACACGAGCTCTCAAAGCTCGTCACACACCCCAAATTATTCCAACTTCAATTATTTCTCTGATGATGAGAATGATCACGTGACAGCCTCTACAAGACAAAGTCAGCCAGCTAATGCAATTAGTCACCACACGTCCCGGTTCTGTCCCGAGGAAAACTCAAGCATCGGGCACTCTTTGGGAAGAACATGTTACAAACAATGCAAAGGTATGGtagaattaaaaggaaaaacttCTTCCACTTCTAAAGGGAAGGGAAGACTAACTAGGAACAGGTCCTTAGTGGATATGCGAAGCCAATTGTTGCACAAGTCATTAGTGGAGGAAGTGCACAAGAGACGAATGTTCAAGACAGTTGGTGCTGTGGAAAATATCGGGTTCCAACAACCTTACGAGGATTTGAAGAGGATCCCTCGATCCAAGAATTGTACATATACCATGAAATTGTCGAGTGATGGTAAGGGACAAGGTCACAAACCAAGAAGACATTGA
- the LOC132052959 gene encoding transcription repressor OFP3-like, which yields MGNHKFKFSDMMPNTWFYKLKDMSKTKNHKTPFSSSSNNKPQYSQPRSSFSYTRKSIRVDKIYNSHSHNFLDPPRKSSSKKRSKRKTIYKPSPIHIPSSNNISNSISVSNKLGPAFSVSSTEEDKFPELDFLNSPSSELDSDAQSFNDFASNWPNPCSCQFSSSATDIIIDVNDKAQFSEFNNLDEGYATISELDQLPPILTKPSNSIKNIKQDNIKARQENREPKNIVGSPVSQKHFSGVKLRTNSTKIASKRNSVSSKRRSKAKKESCSTVTSFAIVKASVDPEKDFRESMIEMVVENNIRASKDLEDLLACYLSLNSNEYHDLIIKAFEQIWFNLSDLHL from the coding sequence ATGGGCAATCACAAATTCAAGTTCTCAGATATGATGCCAAACACTTGGTTTTACAAGCTTAAAGACATGAGCAAAACCAAAAACCATAAAACCccattttcatcttcttcaaataATAAGCCACAATATTCTCAGCCAAGATCATCTTTCTCTTACACCAGAAAGTCCATTAGAGTTGACAAGATTTACAATTCTCATtctcataattttcttgatccaccaagaaaatcatcatcaaaGAAAAGATCCAAGAGAAAGACCATTTACAAGCCTTCACCTATACACATTCCTTCCTCCAACAACATCAGTAACTCTATTTCAGTCTCAAACAAGTTAGGGCCTGCTTTCTCTGTTTCCTCCACAGAAGAAGATAAATTCCCTGAATTGGATTTCCTTAATTCTCCATCCTCAGAATTGGACTCCGATGCTCAATCTTTCAATGATTTTGCCTCGAATTGGCCCAATCCTTGCAGTTGTCAATTCAGCTCTTCAGCAACTGATATAATCATCGACGTGAACGATAAAGCTCAGTTCAGCGAATTCAACAATCTAGATGAAGGGTACGCGACAATTTCAGAACTTGATCAACTCCCTCCAATTCTTACCAAGCCTTCAAATTCCATCAAGAACATAAAACAGGACAACATTAAGGCTCGGCAAGAAAACAGAGAACCTAAAAACATAGTAGGTTCCCCTGTTTCGCAAAAACATTTCTCTGGTGTAAAACTGCGAACAAATTCGACTAAAATTGCGAGCAAGAGAAATAGCGTGTCATCAAAAAGGCGTTCGAAGGCAAAGAAAGAGAGTTGCTCGACAGTGACTAGTTTTGCTATAGTGAAAGCTTCAGTTGATCCTGAAAAAGATTTTAGAGAATCTATGATCGAGATGGTTGTCGAGAATAATATAAGGGCATCGAAAGACTTGGAAGATCTTCTTGCTTGTTACCTTTCATTGAACTCAAATGAATATCATGATCTTATTATCAAGGCATTTGAACAAATTTGGTTCAACTTGTCTGACCTTCACTTGTAA
- the LOC132052957 gene encoding probable serine/threonine-protein kinase WNK4 isoform X1, with protein MDKGRFSENCKNSDDDDLGYVETDPTGRYGRLWLELILEEVLGKGAMKKVYRAIDELLGMEVAWSQIKLNDLLQSPEDIERLYSEVHLLSTLNHPSIMRFYTSWIDVEKRTFNFITEMFTSGTLHGYRKKYQRVDIRAVKIWARQILEGLVYLHEHDPPVIHRDLKCDNIFVNGHLGQVKIGDLGLAAILRGSHRAHSVIGTPEFMAPELYDENYNELVDVYSFGMCMLEMLTGEYPYSECVNPAQIYKKVISGKRPRAFYKVQDLDAQRFIRKCLEPASKRLSAKELMLDPFLMFDDVDGESVTMMRLQKPILNDKISIEDLHLNDDVPRTNMTITGKLNSEDDTIFLKVQIADKEGDVRNVYFPFDTLTDTPTEVANEMVKELEITDWKPCEIANMIDGEISGLVPQWKKWNQFESVDYHVLGYKDDDNDRHNPFQGFSSSSSSQVSLSGDMFDDTSSQSSSHTPNYSNFNYFSDDENDHVTASTRQSQPANAISHHTSRFCPEENSSIGHSLGRTCYKQCKGMVELKGKTSSTSKGKGRLTRNRSLVDMRSQLLHKSLVEEVHKRRMFKTVGAVENIGFQQPYEDLKRIPRSKNCTYTMKLSSDGKGQGHKPRRH; from the exons CTATGGCTGGAACTTATT TTGGAGGAAGTATTGGGGAAAGGGGCAATGAAAAAAGTGTATAGGGCAATTGATGAGTTGCTAGGTATGGAAGTGGCATGGAGTCAAATTAAACTTAATGATTTGCTTCAATCACCAGAGGATATAGAGAGGCTTTACTCTGAAGTTCATCTGCTTAGCACCCTCAATCATCCTTCTATCATGAGATTCTATACTTCTTGGATCGACGTCGAAAAGAGGACCTTTAATTTCATTACCGAGATGTTCACTTCCGGTACTCTCCACGG ATATAGAAAGAAATATCAGCGAGTAGATATTCGAGCTGTAAAGATTTGGGCACGCCAAATTCTGGAAGGTCTCGTTTATTTACATGAACATGATCCGCCAGTGATCCATCGAGACCTTAAATGTGATAACATATTTGTTAATGGTCATCTTGGACAAGTAAAGATTGGGGACCTGGGGTTGGCAGCAATTCTTCGTGGATCACATAGAGCACACAGTGTTATAG GAACACCTGAGTTCATGGCACCAGAATTATACGACGAGAACTATAATGAGCTTGTTGATGTATATTCATTTGGAATGTGCATGCTGGAGATGCTTACTGGTGAATATCCATATAGTGAATGTGTTAACCCCGCGCAAATATACAAGAAAGTGATCTCT GGTAAGAGGCCAAGGGCATTTTATAAAGTCCAAGACTTGGATGCACAAAGGTTTATCCGGAAATGCTTGGAGCCAGCATCAAAGAGATTATCCGCTAAAGAACTAATGCTTGATCCGTTCCTCATGTTTGATGATGTTGATGGTGAGTCGGTTACAATGATGCGACTTCAAAAGCCTATCTTGAATGATAAAATTTCTATTGAGGACCTCCACTTGAATGACGATGTTCCAAGGACTAATATGACCATCACCGGGAAATTGAACTCTGAAGATGATACCATTTTCCTTAAAGTGCAGATTGCGGATAAAGAAG GTGATGTTAGGAATGTGTATTTCCCATTCGACACTCTGACCGACACTCCCACGGAGGTTGCAAATGAAATGGTGAAGGAACTAGAAATTACAGATTGGAAGCCATGTGAAATAGCTAATATGATTGATGGAGAAATATCTGGCCTGGTACCTCAATGGAAGAAATGGAATCAGTTTGAATCCGTTGATTACCATGTACTAGGCTATAAGGATGATGATAACGATCGCCATAACCCTTTCCAAggtttctcttcttcttcatcttcccAAGTGTCGTTGTCAG GTGATATGTTTGATGACACGAGCTCTCAAAGCTCGTCACACACCCCAAATTATTCCAACTTCAATTATTTCTCTGATGATGAGAATGATCACGTGACAGCCTCTACAAGACAAAGTCAGCCAGCTAATGCAATTAGTCACCACACGTCCCGGTTCTGTCCCGAGGAAAACTCAAGCATCGGGCACTCTTTGGGAAGAACATGTTACAAACAATGCAAAGGTATGGtagaattaaaaggaaaaacttCTTCCACTTCTAAAGGGAAGGGAAGACTAACTAGGAACAGGTCCTTAGTGGATATGCGAAGCCAATTGTTGCACAAGTCATTAGTGGAGGAAGTGCACAAGAGACGAATGTTCAAGACAGTTGGTGCTGTGGAAAATATCGGGTTCCAACAACCTTACGAGGATTTGAAGAGGATCCCTCGATCCAAGAATTGTACATATACCATGAAATTGTCGAGTGATGGTAAGGGACAAGGTCACAAACCAAGAAGACATTGA
- the LOC132054711 gene encoding transcription repressor OFP17-like, with translation MKLNTSCCLKFKAFNPCKKILKLFKFKLRKTLFIRRLRFRPSRCESNTGTRKNQASHVLSVFRSIRRQPKEEDQVMALKSFSDAGHIKAPVPSPITPAYVKFSEAIKKEVLIQDDVEDACRSFENYLAEMIVEEGNMRDLMDVEELLYCWKNLKSPVFIDLVCRFYGELCRDLFSNSYKDDSSSPDKMLQ, from the exons atgaaactgaaCACTTCATGTTGCTTAAAATTCAAGGCTTTCAATCCATGCAAGAAAATACTAAAGCTTTTTAAGTTCAAATTAAGAAAAACCCTCTTTATAAGAAGGCTTAGATTTCGCCCTTCAAGATGTGAGAGCAACACAGGCACTAGAAAAAACCAAGCTTCACATGTTCTATCAGTGTTTCGTTCGATAAGGAGACAACCAAAAGAGGAGGACCAAGTCATGGCGCTCAAGAGTTTCTCTGATGCAG GCCATATTAAAGCACCAGTTCCTTCACCAATTACTCCAGCTTATGTGAAATTCAGCGAAGCTATTAAAAAAGAAGTGCTTATTCAGGATGATGTGGAAGATGCATGCAGAAGCTTCGAGAATTATCTGGCAGAGATGATAGTAGAAGAGGGAAATATGAGGGATTTAATGGATGTAGAAGAATTGCTATATTGTTGGAAGAATCTGAAAAGCCCTGTTTTTATTGACTTGGTGTGCAGATTCTATGGTGAACTTTGCAGAGATTTGTTTTCCAATAGCTATAAGGATGATAGCAGCAGTCCAGATAAAATGCTGCAATGA